One segment of Elusimicrobiota bacterium DNA contains the following:
- a CDS encoding O-antigen ligase family protein yields MSAQPAKNIPKKGLRETSAPAASFAQKALVWWLPILYLLISDSFYLRTYDSAQVKITLVQMGGVCLLALWLCRIFEEGRNAFTKSDLVTLAPFLAYFGYGIFSYIHAPYKFSSLDFFLRRIFYMTVPLIVIREFSESAVERTTKILVWTLAICAGYGFLQWFDISFFPPGPGRGPDPFIWRGAFGDRVFSTFGNPNFFADYLVIMFPILVAQFMKTRSWLLPPLIFLDVFCLWGTQTKGAWIGFAISMMLLVSTHAWFFAREWLDLHWRKVALGFVLMGSLVFGAVFNKLAHSGFTSVNFRLFTWEATWEMVRTQPFIGTGIGSFWVIYPAFRRPPIFHIEGKHNTETDHSENEHLEVLFDEGILGSGIFIWLFFSTFIVAYRSLGQLTGSLKKGQRAPPHAYDLLGYLIAFQGMLAHNLFDVSMRFVSSGVYLGLLSGLIVNLSRGAALVDLHPVPEADAEDAGPTALETFSQFLIWPLRLAAWGAVAWAGWTLCSEFTELQGPLFRLTLGGEVLQWWIAWICFLFCVLAQAFIFARTAWLARNALVPLVIGLMIFPLNLTWGHFKADVNHNIAIFFSKRQEWDMALKHYLTVAKLNPAFVMANYFKGNVFNDRFNMTKLYNENWGDANKVPRDDFERALDAYAQVHAQAPNYVQSHHQLGVLYMKKADWERARGNAAQAEKDLDTALSWFKKYYNIDPVFPPNYYRMGHVYMMRRQYDKAVEVYKELIEAPNCALSPSLASKAWVRRSIFAYLQVKDYENTGTWSHRHETPDAYLQLGNAYFLAGKLPESEKAYRGGLRLDPANEALQKNMQLLYNRAKAEGLLRTAPPAFQAAPALEVAPSAVPLKR; encoded by the coding sequence ATGAGCGCGCAGCCCGCGAAGAACATCCCCAAGAAGGGACTCCGCGAGACCTCGGCCCCCGCGGCCAGCTTCGCCCAGAAGGCGCTGGTCTGGTGGCTGCCCATCCTCTATCTGCTCATCTCCGATTCCTTCTACCTGCGCACCTACGACTCGGCCCAGGTCAAGATCACCCTCGTCCAGATGGGCGGCGTCTGCCTCCTCGCGCTCTGGCTCTGCCGCATCTTCGAGGAGGGCCGCAACGCCTTCACGAAGAGCGACCTCGTGACGCTGGCGCCCTTCCTCGCCTATTTCGGCTACGGCATCTTCTCCTACATCCACGCGCCCTACAAATTCTCCTCGCTCGACTTCTTCCTGCGCCGCATCTTCTACATGACGGTGCCGCTCATCGTCATCCGCGAGTTCAGCGAGAGCGCCGTCGAACGCACGACGAAGATCCTGGTCTGGACGCTCGCCATCTGCGCGGGCTACGGCTTCCTGCAGTGGTTCGACATCAGCTTCTTCCCGCCCGGCCCCGGGCGCGGCCCCGACCCGTTCATCTGGCGCGGCGCCTTCGGCGACCGCGTCTTCTCCACCTTCGGGAACCCCAACTTCTTCGCCGACTACCTCGTCATCATGTTCCCCATCCTCGTGGCGCAGTTCATGAAGACGCGCTCCTGGCTGCTGCCCCCGCTCATCTTCCTCGACGTCTTCTGCCTCTGGGGCACGCAGACCAAGGGCGCCTGGATCGGCTTCGCGATCTCGATGATGCTGCTGGTCTCCACGCACGCATGGTTCTTCGCCCGCGAGTGGCTGGACCTGCATTGGCGCAAGGTCGCGCTGGGCTTCGTCCTCATGGGCTCGCTGGTCTTCGGGGCGGTCTTCAACAAGCTCGCGCACTCCGGCTTCACCTCGGTGAACTTCCGCCTCTTCACCTGGGAGGCGACCTGGGAGATGGTGCGGACCCAGCCGTTCATCGGCACGGGCATCGGCTCCTTCTGGGTCATCTATCCCGCCTTCCGCCGCCCGCCGATCTTCCACATCGAGGGCAAGCACAACACGGAGACCGACCACTCGGAGAACGAGCATCTCGAGGTCCTCTTCGACGAGGGCATCCTGGGCTCGGGCATCTTCATCTGGCTCTTCTTCAGCACCTTCATCGTCGCCTACCGCTCGCTCGGGCAGCTGACGGGCTCTTTGAAGAAGGGGCAGCGCGCCCCGCCTCACGCCTACGACCTGCTCGGCTACCTCATCGCGTTCCAGGGGATGCTCGCCCACAACCTCTTCGACGTGAGCATGCGCTTCGTCTCCTCCGGCGTCTACCTCGGCCTCCTCTCCGGGCTCATCGTCAACCTCTCGCGGGGCGCGGCCCTCGTCGACCTCCACCCCGTCCCCGAAGCCGACGCGGAGGACGCGGGCCCCACGGCGCTCGAGACCTTCTCCCAGTTCCTGATCTGGCCGCTGCGCCTGGCCGCGTGGGGGGCCGTCGCCTGGGCCGGTTGGACGCTGTGCTCCGAGTTCACGGAGCTCCAGGGGCCCCTCTTCCGCCTGACCCTCGGCGGCGAGGTCCTTCAGTGGTGGATCGCCTGGATCTGCTTCCTCTTCTGCGTGCTCGCGCAGGCCTTCATCTTCGCACGCACCGCCTGGCTCGCCCGCAACGCTCTGGTGCCGCTCGTCATCGGCCTGATGATCTTCCCGCTCAACCTCACCTGGGGGCACTTCAAGGCCGACGTCAACCACAACATCGCCATCTTCTTCTCGAAGCGCCAGGAGTGGGACATGGCGCTCAAGCACTATCTGACCGTGGCGAAGCTCAACCCCGCCTTCGTCATGGCCAACTACTTCAAGGGCAACGTCTTCAACGACCGCTTCAACATGACGAAGCTCTACAACGAGAACTGGGGCGACGCGAACAAAGTCCCTCGCGACGACTTCGAGCGGGCCCTCGACGCCTACGCGCAGGTCCACGCCCAGGCGCCGAACTACGTCCAGTCGCACCACCAGCTCGGCGTGCTCTACATGAAGAAGGCCGACTGGGAGCGCGCGCGCGGGAACGCCGCTCAGGCCGAGAAGGACCTCGACACGGCGCTCTCCTGGTTCAAGAAGTACTACAACATCGACCCCGTCTTCCCGCCGAACTATTACCGGATGGGCCATGTCTACATGATGCGGCGGCAGTACGACAAGGCCGTCGAGGTCTACAAGGAGCTCATCGAGGCGCCCAATTGCGCGCTCTCGCCGTCGCTGGCCTCCAAGGCCTGGGTGCGGCGCTCCATCTTCGCCTACCTCCAGGTCAAGGACTACGAGAACACGGGGACCTGGTCGCACCGCCATGAGACCCCCGACGCGTATCTCCAGCTCGGCAACGCCTACTTCCTCGCCGGCAAGCTCCCCGAGAGCGAGAAGGCCTACCGCGGCGGCCTGCGCCTCGACCCGGCCAACGAGGCCCTGCAGAAGAACATGCAGCTCCTCTACAACCGCGCCAAGGCCGAGGGCCTGCTGCGGACGGCCCCGCCCGCCTTCCAGGCGGCGCCCGCGCTCGAGGTCGCGCCCTCCGCGGTGCCGCTGAAGCGGTGA
- a CDS encoding GreA/GreB family elongation factor → MSRAFIREDAAPDEEPPRPQSGQPNYVTSHGLEVLRERVAALAREREALKPDAADPAAGQRLRRVERDLVHYQGRLDSAILVSPGGRPADRVFFGATVVYRGAEGESRVRIVGEDEAADADGERSPSPALSWTSPLAQAFLGAKPGERVLWKRPAGDLELEVLSISYE, encoded by the coding sequence ATGAGCAGGGCCTTCATCCGCGAGGACGCCGCCCCCGACGAGGAGCCGCCCCGCCCGCAGAGCGGGCAGCCCAACTACGTGACGTCGCACGGTCTCGAGGTACTGCGCGAGCGCGTCGCGGCGCTCGCGCGCGAACGCGAGGCGCTCAAGCCCGACGCGGCCGACCCCGCGGCCGGACAGCGTCTGCGGCGCGTCGAACGCGACCTCGTCCATTATCAGGGACGCCTCGACAGCGCCATCCTCGTGAGCCCGGGAGGACGTCCCGCCGACCGCGTCTTCTTCGGCGCGACGGTCGTCTACCGCGGCGCCGAAGGCGAGAGCCGCGTGCGCATCGTCGGAGAGGACGAGGCGGCCGACGCGGACGGGGAGCGCTCCCCTTCCCCCGCGCTCAGCTGGACCTCGCCGCTGGCGCAGGCCTTCCTCGGCGCGAAGCCCGGCGAACGCGTCCTCTGGAAGCGCCCCGCCGGCGACCTCGAACTCGAAGTCCTCTCGATCAGTTACGAATAA
- a CDS encoding HEAT repeat domain-containing protein, translating to MTGTLLASLLLASSAFCAGPEDPVVPTSAEERVKIDAVRKLRAKDDPANVEQLAAALAGEPSAAVRRELLRTLASGRHVGTRALRAVASAMSGDLDHLARREAAVLSLAFPGGAPLEAGDLFLLEEANPESRAAYCLAAATASAHAADPELTRILARTLLEDAEPPARLAAARALARRGDRRALTAATTAAQKDADESVRREAAAAVRALAKVPRVAPKPVRKTEPPRPRAVKGKDECPAPNGWCECSNGPILKAPARCMPLEDCEYAYENTYSRHGYQCRWNKRVLD from the coding sequence GTGACCGGCACGCTCCTCGCCTCCCTCCTCCTCGCCTCCTCCGCGTTCTGCGCCGGGCCGGAGGACCCCGTCGTCCCGACGAGCGCCGAGGAGCGCGTGAAGATCGACGCCGTGCGCAAGCTCCGCGCGAAGGACGACCCCGCGAACGTCGAGCAGCTCGCCGCCGCTCTCGCGGGGGAGCCGTCCGCGGCGGTGCGCCGAGAGCTCCTGCGCACGCTCGCGAGCGGCCGGCACGTCGGGACGCGCGCGCTGCGGGCCGTCGCCTCGGCGATGTCCGGCGACCTCGACCATCTCGCGCGGCGCGAGGCGGCCGTCCTCTCGCTGGCCTTCCCCGGAGGCGCTCCGCTCGAGGCGGGGGACCTCTTTCTGCTCGAAGAGGCGAACCCGGAGAGCCGCGCCGCCTACTGCCTCGCGGCCGCGACCGCGAGCGCGCACGCCGCCGACCCCGAGCTCACCCGCATCCTCGCGCGCACGCTGCTCGAGGACGCGGAGCCGCCCGCCCGTCTGGCGGCCGCTCGAGCGCTCGCGCGGCGGGGCGACCGCCGCGCGCTCACGGCGGCGACGACCGCCGCGCAGAAGGACGCCGACGAATCCGTCCGCCGCGAAGCCGCGGCCGCGGTGCGCGCGCTCGCGAAGGTCCCGCGCGTCGCGCCGAAGCCCGTCCGGAAGACCGAGCCGCCGCGGCCTCGCGCCGTCAAGGGCAAGGACGAATGCCCGGCGCCCAACGGCTGGTGCGAGTGTTCGAACGGGCCCATCTTGAAGGCGCCCGCGCGCTGCATGCCGCTCGAGGACTGCGAATACGCCTACGAGAACACCTACTCCCGCCACGGCTATCAATGCCGTTGGAACAAGCGCGTCCTGGACTAG
- a CDS encoding Gfo/Idh/MocA family oxidoreductase: MDRTGICLVGCGHYAAAHAGALSRMGVARLYFAGRDPVRSADFAARHGGEALPSFEAACDDPRVGGLILCVPHDLHRRFAERAVASGKAVLLEKPLAHTLEDGEALARLDARRLLVGENYAFMPFVPAAVRLLREAVVGRPRGVCAVHSKRYAPAGWRLRKERMGGGLLADVGPHYLRLLQILLGPLRRVRLLEARRPIAAMEGESEFRLALDFGEGVEGTFEASWDRDWDRSVPNVLVEGDGGALAYTCDRAYIELRGDTLRRVPIDASDPMGKETLLRHFLEVVGGAAPAVDAVKALQDLRAVDAAYRSAASGRWEAVGP, encoded by the coding sequence ATGGATAGGACCGGCATCTGCCTCGTCGGCTGCGGACACTACGCGGCGGCCCATGCGGGAGCGCTCTCCCGCATGGGCGTCGCACGCCTCTATTTCGCGGGGCGGGACCCCGTCCGCTCCGCGGACTTCGCCGCCCGCCACGGGGGAGAGGCGCTGCCCTCCTTCGAGGCGGCGTGCGACGACCCGCGCGTCGGGGGCCTCATCCTCTGCGTGCCGCACGACCTGCACCGCCGCTTCGCCGAGCGGGCGGTCGCTTCGGGCAAGGCCGTCCTGCTCGAGAAGCCCCTGGCCCACACCCTCGAGGACGGGGAGGCCCTCGCCCGCCTCGACGCCCGTCGGCTGCTGGTCGGCGAGAACTACGCTTTCATGCCGTTCGTCCCCGCGGCGGTGCGGCTGCTGCGGGAGGCCGTCGTCGGCCGCCCCCGCGGGGTCTGCGCCGTCCACTCCAAGCGCTACGCGCCCGCCGGCTGGCGCCTGCGCAAGGAGCGCATGGGCGGCGGGCTGCTCGCGGACGTCGGGCCGCACTACCTGCGGCTGCTCCAGATCCTGCTCGGCCCGCTGCGCCGCGTGCGCCTGCTCGAGGCGCGCCGCCCCATCGCGGCGATGGAGGGGGAGTCGGAGTTCCGGCTCGCCCTCGACTTCGGGGAGGGCGTGGAGGGGACCTTCGAGGCCTCGTGGGACCGCGACTGGGACCGCTCGGTCCCGAACGTGCTCGTCGAAGGGGACGGGGGCGCGCTGGCCTATACCTGCGACCGGGCCTACATCGAACTGCGCGGAGACACCCTGCGCCGCGTCCCCATCGACGCCTCCGATCCGATGGGGAAGGAGACGCTTCTGCGCCACTTCCTCGAAGTCGTCGGGGGTGCGGCCCCCGCCGTCGACGCCGTGAAGGCCCTGCAGGACCTGCGCGCCGTCGACGCGGCCTATCGTTCCGCCGCGAGCGGGCGCTGGGAGGCCGTCGGCCCGTGA
- the shc gene encoding squalene--hopene cyclase: MVRKYVQDWLAPFGRPMFRKPRQWAERLKPSADEGSEHEVPSVLEEAIRKSQEALLRRQNTEDGYWLADLRADTTIDSDTVMLLNFLGRGDSPKVRRYANFILEQQNADGGWPIYRNGPSEISATVKAYWALKFAGRGPEEPSMRRARERIAKLGGIHKVNTYSKFYMAMWGLYDWRGVPSIPPELMLFPNWFYFNIYEMSSWTRAIVVPLTIIWSERPTLVCPPHARLDELFPDSRRHIPLSEAVPPHEVVSWTNFFLLWDSLLKGMEGRGGHWIRTWALRLAEDWMLERLQDSDGLGAIYPGIVNTIMAMKALGYPDSDPRLKKQIEHLETLELDRGPDKIEMQPCVSPVWDTAISLIALAESGLDRRHPALVSAARWLISKEIRRAGDWRYTNPAGPIGGWAFEFNNAFYPDIDDTAMVMLALRHVDLDEADAHLREKACLRGLHWLLSMQSRNGGWGAFDKDNTKYIFTKIPFADHNAMIDPPTVDVSGRVLEFLGYIGYDESYPAVHSSVEFLLAEQEEDGSWYGRWCVNYIYGTWQSLRGLAAIGYDMGAPEIQKAADWLESVQLPDGGWGETCATYDDPARKGEGPATPAQTAWAVMALMAAGRSDSPAVERGVEHLIATQRPDGTWDETEYTGTGFPRVFYLEYTLYRDNFPLLALGHYRSELQRLKTSF, translated from the coding sequence ATGGTCAGAAAGTACGTACAGGACTGGCTCGCCCCTTTCGGTCGCCCGATGTTCCGCAAGCCCCGGCAGTGGGCGGAGCGTCTCAAGCCGTCCGCGGACGAAGGGTCCGAGCACGAGGTCCCCTCGGTCCTCGAGGAGGCCATCCGCAAGTCCCAGGAAGCGCTCCTGCGCAGGCAGAACACGGAGGACGGCTACTGGCTCGCCGACCTGCGCGCGGACACGACCATCGACTCCGACACGGTCATGCTGCTGAACTTCCTCGGGCGCGGGGACTCGCCGAAGGTGCGCCGCTACGCGAACTTCATCCTCGAGCAGCAGAACGCCGACGGCGGCTGGCCCATCTACCGCAACGGCCCCTCCGAGATCTCGGCCACGGTCAAGGCGTACTGGGCGCTCAAGTTCGCCGGGCGCGGTCCCGAGGAGCCCTCGATGCGCCGCGCCCGCGAGCGCATCGCCAAGCTCGGCGGCATCCACAAGGTCAACACCTACAGCAAGTTCTACATGGCCATGTGGGGACTCTACGACTGGCGAGGGGTCCCTTCCATCCCGCCCGAGCTCATGCTGTTCCCGAACTGGTTCTATTTCAACATCTACGAGATGTCGTCCTGGACCCGGGCCATCGTCGTCCCGCTCACCATCATCTGGTCCGAGCGCCCGACGCTCGTCTGCCCCCCCCACGCGCGGCTCGACGAGCTCTTCCCCGATTCCCGCCGCCACATCCCTCTGAGCGAAGCCGTGCCGCCGCACGAGGTGGTCTCCTGGACGAACTTCTTCCTCCTCTGGGATTCGCTCCTCAAGGGCATGGAGGGCCGCGGCGGGCACTGGATCCGCACCTGGGCGCTGCGCCTCGCCGAGGACTGGATGCTCGAGCGCCTCCAGGATTCCGACGGGCTGGGCGCCATCTATCCCGGCATCGTCAACACGATCATGGCGATGAAGGCCCTCGGCTATCCCGACAGCGACCCGCGGCTCAAGAAGCAGATCGAGCACCTCGAGACCCTCGAGCTCGACCGCGGCCCGGACAAGATCGAGATGCAGCCGTGCGTCTCCCCCGTCTGGGACACCGCCATCTCCCTCATCGCCCTCGCCGAGTCCGGGCTCGACCGCCGCCATCCGGCGCTCGTGAGCGCCGCGCGCTGGCTCATCTCCAAGGAGATCCGCCGCGCCGGGGACTGGCGCTACACGAACCCCGCCGGCCCCATCGGGGGCTGGGCTTTCGAGTTCAACAACGCCTTCTACCCGGACATCGACGACACCGCGATGGTGATGCTCGCGCTGCGCCACGTGGACCTCGACGAAGCCGACGCGCACCTGCGCGAGAAGGCCTGCCTGCGCGGCCTACACTGGCTGCTCTCCATGCAGTCGCGCAACGGCGGCTGGGGAGCGTTCGACAAGGACAACACGAAGTACATCTTCACGAAGATCCCCTTCGCCGACCACAACGCCATGATCGACCCGCCGACCGTCGACGTCTCCGGCCGCGTGCTCGAATTCCTCGGCTACATCGGCTACGACGAGAGCTACCCCGCCGTGCATTCCTCCGTGGAATTCCTCCTCGCCGAGCAGGAGGAGGACGGTTCCTGGTACGGCCGCTGGTGCGTCAACTACATCTACGGGACCTGGCAGTCCCTGCGCGGCCTGGCCGCCATCGGCTACGACATGGGCGCCCCCGAGATCCAGAAGGCCGCCGACTGGCTCGAGTCCGTCCAGCTCCCGGACGGCGGCTGGGGAGAGACCTGCGCGACCTACGACGACCCCGCGCGCAAGGGCGAGGGTCCCGCGACGCCCGCCCAGACCGCCTGGGCCGTCATGGCCCTGATGGCCGCCGGACGCTCCGATTCCCCCGCCGTCGAGCGCGGGGTCGAGCACCTGATCGCGACCCAGCGCCCCGACGGGACCTGGGACGAGACGGAGTACACCGGCACGGGCTTCCCCCGCGTCTTCTACCTCGAGTACACGCTCTACCGCGACAACTTCCCGCTGCTCGCGCTCGGACATTACCGCAGCGAACTGCAGCGCTTGAAGACGTCGTTCTGA